DNA from Cyanobacteria bacterium GSL.Bin1:
AACTGGTTGAAAAAGAAATCATTAATTTGACTCAGTTAGCCCAAGATGTTTTAGAAATCATCTATAACCAATTCTCGGTAAAACATGAGATCCAATTGAACACTACGGTAGAACCTGTCAAGGTGTTAGGGGATCAATCTAAGCTCAAACAAGTCTTCATTAATTTAATTACTAATGCTTGTGAAGCAACTGATACCAAAGAGCCAATTACCTGGAAAATAGGGCGGGAACAAGAGAAAATTAAAGTGCAAGTGCATAACAATGGTTCGCCGATTCCACCAGAGATTTTACCGAAACTAACAAAACCTTTCTTTACCACAAAATCTTCAGGAACGGGCTTAGGATTACCGATTGTTAAACGTATTATCGAGTCTCATCAAGGTAACTTGACAATCGCCTCTAATGAGAGTGAAGGAACCACGGTTACCCTTGATTTGCCCTTAGCCTCTTGACTGAATCGTTCCACTAGAAGAAATTTAAAACCATTTAAACGCTCTTTCAAAAATATTCAGTAATAAAACTTCTCATCTTCCTTTCATCTCCGATTAATTGACTATTCATTAAAGACAATTACTCTCATAACTAAATGGGTATTCAATAACGATTATCACAATGAAGCTGATTACAAAAATTGCTCTCGGTAGTGTTTCTCTCTTTACTTTGACACTAGGAGGAATGGTGGTTCAAGCCGGAGGATGGGATAACTTTAAGCTGCAATACTTTCACCTCACCTCAGTGTTTTATGATCAAAGCAAAGAATTAGACGATATCAGAAAGCAGGCCAACAAACCCCAAGATACCGCTCGCATTGACCTGGATCATTTATTCAATGGTGGTCCCCCCAAAGACGGGATTCCTAGTATAGATAACCCCCAATTTGATACAGCCAGCACCACCCCTTTTCCAGAAGACGAAACGGTCATTGGGGTTGTGATCAATGGTGAAGCGAAAGCCTATCCCTATAAAATTATGAATTGGCACGAAATTGTCAATGATACCATCGGTGGGATTAATGTCAGTGTCACCTACTGTCCCTTATGCGATACAATCGCGACTTTTACCCGGGGGAACACCACATTTGGGGTTTCAGGAAAATTGTATCAAAGTTGTTTAGTGATGTATGATCGCGCTGATGATACACTCTATGCGCAACCGTGGACATTAGGCATCGTTGGTCCAAGAGTTAATCAAAGTTTAGAGCGCATTCCCGCAGTGAAAACCACATTAGGAGACTGGTTAGAACAACATCCGAAAAGTAAAATCCTTTCTACCGATACGGGTTACAATCGCAACTATCAACAATATCCCTACGGGAGTTATTACACTGACGACCGGCTTATTTTTTCGGTTCGCAATCAGGATCAGCGAGACTTACACCCGAAAGCGATTGTGAGCTACATTTGGGAGAGCAGTAATCAAACGCCGAAAGGTCAATTTGGAGGGGCAAGCCAACAGTTTTCTCACCAAGAAATGAAGGAAATCAGAGAGAAAACGGTTCCATTTAATGGGCGCCAAGTGAAAGCGCGTTGGGATGAAGAATTAGAAACCGTCATTGTTGAAGAAATGGATGGAACCCGCATTCCGAGTTCCACTGCCTTTGCTTTTGTGTATCCTGCCTTTTTTGGGGAAAGTGAATAATGCCAGTGCATCTTGGCAATATTTGCTAGTGTTTAGCAACCAGATCCACAATCCCCTGATAACCATAACGAGAGAGGTGATGAGAGGCTTGACGCACAGCTCGCGGATTACTATCAATGCCTAAGCCTTCCACCCAGCGATTCATTAAATTAAAGAAAGCACAAACTAAATTGGCATGAACCACTGCTGTTTCATCCCATCCCATAGAGAGAATGGCATCAACATCAGTTTGCGTGACTTCATTAGGAGCTATGGTTAGGTTTTTAATGTAATAGAAAACGGGTTTCAGATTTGCCTCAATACTTGCCGTTTCAATATCATTAACCAGTTCTTCTACTAACCCTTCGGGTTGCCCTAACTGAGTCGCTACCCCCGTGTGAGAGTCCTGACAATATTCACATCCGTTCAGAGCAGAAACAAAAGCAGCCATTAATTCCCGTTGAGCAGAGGTAAAAGGAGATTTCTCGCGCATTAAAACTTGGGCAAATTGATGGATATGTTGTGATAATTCTGGATAAGTTTGGAAGATTTCCATTAAACTAGCATTGGGATATGAAGGTAAAAAGGTCATTGGTTATTAGCGTATTTTCATATTTTCTTCTCTTAATTAGACTAAAATTCAAAGATTAGGATTTGCTGAATTGAAACTGAATTCTAACTCATTTTGATGTTTCTCAGGAATCATTAAGGCTGACTCGCTAGAGTTGATAACTGTCAAGCAAAACTAAAATAATTGAGTTGAAATATGAGTTTTGAATATTGGTACACGTTTCCGATTTCGATTGTTATTGCCACCATTGCCATGGCTTCTGGTGTGGAAGGCGCAACCTTTTTTACCCCCTTATTTATTCTTGGCTTAAAACTACCAACCGAAGTCGCGATTGGCACCGGATTAATCACTGAAGTCTTTGGGTTTAGCAGTGGTTTATTTGCCTATATTAAAAAAGGATTAATTGATTATAATTTGGGAAGAATGTTGTTAATGGTCAGTATTCCCAGTGCTTTGTTTGGAACCTGGATTGCTGGTTTTATCCCCTCTGATATTCTCAAAGCAATTTTAAGTGTGGGTTTGTTTGTCATTGCAACCAGTTTTCTCCAATCGCCGGAAGAAGAAACCATTGAACTTCTCGATCAAAAGAATACGGAATTTGAAAGCGAAACGCCACAAACTTGCCTCACAGCAAATACTGGAGAAACCTTTTGCTATCGCATTAGCAACCGAACGGAAGGGCGATTACTAACAACAATTGGTGGATTATTTATCGGTATGGTTTCCACGGGTTTAGGGGAAATGAATGGTTTTTTTCTGATTCAACGGTGTCGCGTTCCCAGTAAAGTTGCTGTTGCCACGAGCGTTTTTATTGTTGCCATTACCGCTCTCATTGCTTCTATTGGTCACGTGGTTCAATTTGCCCAAGCGGGAGGAGAAACATTAGATACGGTTTTAAGTCTGGTTATTTTTACCGCACCTGGAGTTTTAATTGGCGCACAATTCGGTTCAATATTGGCTAATCGCCTTTCCCAAAATGTATTAGAGCGCAGCATGGGAGTGCTTTTTATTTTAGTTGGAATTCTCATCTTTGGTGAACTGATTCTTCGCAATCGTGAAGCGATGATGAGTTTAATGATGAATGTCTCAGTAGGTTCAATATAATTAAATGCCAAAGATTCTAGAATTGTTTTCGCAACTACTTTTCTAGAATTAGATTCTGAGATTGAAATCAATAAATGTTGACGAGTTTGACTCGCATTTGGTTAAGTAATGACGTTTGATTTTAGGGATCAAAATTTAATTCAGGTTAGTTATGTTTACTAGAGAATCAGAATGGTGGAAAGAGAGTTGTATTTATCAAATTTATCCCCTGAGTTTTGCTGATGGTAATGGGGATGGCGTTGGGGATTTACAAGGAATTATTCAACGTCTGGATTATCTAGCAACCTGTTTAGCCATTGATGCCATTTGGTTATCTCCCATTAATCAATCGCCTATGTTTGATAATGGTTATGATGTTAGTAATTATTATGATATTTGTGATACATTTGGCACCCTTGATGATTTCAAGCTCTTATTAGAAAAAGCCCATCAAAGAGGAATTAAAATTATTCTTGATTTAGTGATTAATCATACCTCGAATCAACATCCTTGGTTTTTAGAATCGCGATCGCGCCGTTCTAATCCCAAAAGTGATTGGTATTTATGGCATGACCCAGCCCCCGATGGCGGTGTTCCCAATAATTGGCTGTCTTATTTTGGGGGAAGTGCTTGGACTTATGACCCAAACCGGCAACAATACTATTATCATGCTTTTAATGCCAATCAACCGGATTTAAATTGGCATAATCCAGAAGTCAGAGTTGCCATTTATCGTGTCATTCGCTATTGGTTGGATTTAGGTGTGGATGGATTTCGTCTTGATGCTTCTAGTGTTTATAGTCAAGATAAATCCTTTCGGAATAATCCCGCTAAATTTGAAACCAGTGGCAAAAGATATGATGAACAATACCATATTTATGACAAAAACTTGCCGGAAAATCATGAAATTATTCGAGAAATTAGAAGCATTATTGACGAATATGATGAACGGCTTTTAATTGGCGAAACCTTTATTGATAACCGTCTGTATGATTCGCTGATTTTTCATGGCGTGAATCATGATGAACTCCATTTACCGTTAACCTTTGAGTTTCC
Protein-coding regions in this window:
- a CDS encoding DUF3179 domain-containing protein encodes the protein MKLITKIALGSVSLFTLTLGGMVVQAGGWDNFKLQYFHLTSVFYDQSKELDDIRKQANKPQDTARIDLDHLFNGGPPKDGIPSIDNPQFDTASTTPFPEDETVIGVVINGEAKAYPYKIMNWHEIVNDTIGGINVSVTYCPLCDTIATFTRGNTTFGVSGKLYQSCLVMYDRADDTLYAQPWTLGIVGPRVNQSLERIPAVKTTLGDWLEQHPKSKILSTDTGYNRNYQQYPYGSYYTDDRLIFSVRNQDQRDLHPKAIVSYIWESSNQTPKGQFGGASQQFSHQEMKEIREKTVPFNGRQVKARWDEELETVIVEEMDGTRIPSSTAFAFVYPAFFGESE
- a CDS encoding peroxidase; this translates as MTFLPSYPNASLMEIFQTYPELSQHIHQFAQVLMREKSPFTSAQRELMAAFVSALNGCEYCQDSHTGVATQLGQPEGLVEELVNDIETASIEANLKPVFYYIKNLTIAPNEVTQTDVDAILSMGWDETAVVHANLVCAFFNLMNRWVEGLGIDSNPRAVRQASHHLSRYGYQGIVDLVAKH
- a CDS encoding TSUP family transporter; the protein is MSFEYWYTFPISIVIATIAMASGVEGATFFTPLFILGLKLPTEVAIGTGLITEVFGFSSGLFAYIKKGLIDYNLGRMLLMVSIPSALFGTWIAGFIPSDILKAILSVGLFVIATSFLQSPEEETIELLDQKNTEFESETPQTCLTANTGETFCYRISNRTEGRLLTTIGGLFIGMVSTGLGEMNGFFLIQRCRVPSKVAVATSVFIVAITALIASIGHVVQFAQAGGETLDTVLSLVIFTAPGVLIGAQFGSILANRLSQNVLERSMGVLFILVGILIFGELILRNREAMMSLMMNVSVGSI
- a CDS encoding alpha-glucosidase; this encodes MFTRESEWWKESCIYQIYPLSFADGNGDGVGDLQGIIQRLDYLATCLAIDAIWLSPINQSPMFDNGYDVSNYYDICDTFGTLDDFKLLLEKAHQRGIKIILDLVINHTSNQHPWFLESRSRRSNPKSDWYLWHDPAPDGGVPNNWLSYFGGSAWTYDPNRQQYYYHAFNANQPDLNWHNPEVRVAIYRVIRYWLDLGVDGFRLDASSVYSQDKSFRNNPAKFETSGKRYDEQYHIYDKNLPENHEIIREIRSIIDEYDERLLIGETFIDNRLYDSLIFHGVNHDELHLPLTFEFPLSPWYPGYIQREIEKKEYLTPEGDWPVYFLNNHDLPRHLSRWAECSLCLDTVAIAKASATILLTIRGTPILYYGEELGMVNHENISPEQAQDQATIKCLDEACLPSRDGTRTPMQWDHSAQAGFSFGNNVTPWLPVHDNYQTVNVETQLSDKDSILNFYRALLQLRKESEALRKGSWRPLIHYPYEHLAYLRETEAETVLVVINFSYEKNFERDRAIPNQFWQVLLSTHLTLGEIIPLPQLLQPFEISIFRLHKQQ